One Aegilops tauschii subsp. strangulata cultivar AL8/78 chromosome 7, Aet v6.0, whole genome shotgun sequence genomic window carries:
- the LOC109746277 gene encoding uncharacterized protein produces MHKQALLLAATSHAAKVSELRQRLERTESELGEVKVRLQEKQGAATEVKALRKSLGEAEEKVVQEQADRKKLKARVKEVQQELQDAVKKCKALEHDVSVQGTELAKARQSAEAAQNEAQAALQEIQEAKKIAAGAFADSPRSVSDAVEFYRDEGGGSTEKLFWLQYAVPEPPMSFTDQLKQLVELHRVAELAMKDLIIRLWPAEAIPGSYFGLVRRMVNACPRLDVVKRSACIEGARMAFARCKMWWAKMNAVEVARGPPEGKEHRTPERYFADVIEGSRLAAAECGQDIIFE; encoded by the exons atgcataagcaggcgttgttgttggccgcaacctcgcatgctgccaaagtctctgaactgaggcagaggctggagcggaccgagagcgagctcggcgaggttaaggttcggctccaggagaagcaag gagccgcgaccgaggtcaAGGCCCTGAGGAAGtccctgggcgaggccgaggagaaggttgtcCAGGAGCAAGCCGatcgtaagaagctcaaggcccgggtcaaagaagtccagcaggagctccaggatgcggtgaagAAATGCAAGGCCTTGGAGCATGATGTGTCGGTTCAAgggaccgaactcgccaaggctcgtcagagcgcggaggccgcacagaatgaggcccaggccgccctccaggagatccaggaggccaagaagatcgcggcgg gggcttttgcggattcACCACGCAGCGTATCGGACGCTGTGGAGTTCTACCGAGACGAAGGAGggggttctacggagaagctattctggttgCAATATGCGGTGCCAGAGCCTCCCATGTCCTTCAcagatcagctgaaacagctggtggagctgcatagggtggccgaactagccatgaaggatttgataatccggctatggcctgccgaagctatccctggcagctacttcggactcgtgaggcgaatggtgaacgcctgtcctcggctggacgtcgtcaagcgctctgcctgtattgaaggtgcccgcatggcctttgcccgttgcaagatgtggtgggcgaagatgaacgccgttgaagtggccagagggccgccagagggcaaggagcatcgcacacccgagcgatattttgcggatgtcatagaagggtctcggCTTGCAGCAGCTGAGtgcgggcaggacattattttcgaatga